A single Carnobacterium inhibens subsp. inhibens DSM 13024 DNA region contains:
- a CDS encoding M24 family metallopeptidase: MVTKLSKLREGMKKRGIDALLVTSPYNLRYISNFTGTTGLSVITLDKAYFVTDFRYTEQVATQAVGFEIVTNAGPIFDEVAKIVDGNSIEALGFEQDFVTFSTYELLEQIISSELIPIRGLMEELREVKTEAEIKIIKKACSISDAAFNFILGEIKPGMTEIEVANLLDFHMRGLGATGVSFETIVASGVRSAMPHGVASPKKIETGDFVTIDFGCYYEGYVSDMTRTIAVGEPSEKLKEIYAITLEAQLKVIDAAKPGMSGVQLDAIARDHIASYGYGEAFGHSTGHGIGLEIHEGPNVSRLAEKLFVPGNVITNEPGIYLPGFGGVRIEDDLIITETGNEVITHSPKELIIL; the protein is encoded by the coding sequence ATAGTGACTAAACTAAGTAAGTTACGCGAAGGCATGAAAAAAAGAGGGATAGATGCATTATTAGTGACTAGCCCTTATAATTTACGTTATATATCCAATTTTACGGGAACAACTGGTTTGAGTGTGATTACGCTAGATAAAGCATACTTTGTAACGGATTTTAGATACACTGAACAAGTGGCAACTCAAGCAGTAGGATTTGAAATTGTTACAAATGCAGGACCTATTTTCGATGAAGTAGCTAAAATAGTAGATGGAAATAGTATTGAAGCATTAGGTTTTGAACAAGATTTTGTAACTTTTAGTACTTATGAATTATTGGAACAAATTATTTCTAGTGAATTGATTCCAATAAGAGGACTGATGGAAGAGCTTAGAGAAGTTAAAACGGAAGCAGAAATCAAAATAATCAAAAAAGCTTGTTCTATTTCTGATGCAGCATTCAATTTTATCTTAGGTGAAATAAAACCTGGAATGACAGAAATCGAAGTAGCTAACTTATTAGATTTTCATATGCGTGGCTTAGGAGCAACCGGTGTTTCTTTTGAAACAATTGTAGCTAGTGGAGTCCGTTCAGCAATGCCTCATGGAGTTGCTAGTCCTAAAAAAATTGAAACTGGAGACTTTGTAACGATTGATTTCGGTTGCTATTATGAAGGCTATGTTTCTGATATGACTAGAACAATTGCTGTAGGGGAACCAAGTGAAAAGTTGAAAGAAATCTATGCTATTACACTTGAAGCACAATTAAAAGTGATTGACGCAGCTAAACCAGGAATGTCAGGTGTTCAATTAGATGCTATTGCACGGGATCATATTGCAAGTTATGGTTATGGAGAAGCTTTTGGACATTCAACTGGTCACGGAATTGGATTAGAAATCCATGAAGGACCAAATGTTTCTAGACTAGCAGAAAAATTATTTGTGCCAGGGAATGTGATTACGAATGAACCCGGAATTTACCTTCCAGGATTTGGTGGAGTAAGAATCGAAGACGATTTGATTATC